A window from Drosophila kikkawai strain 14028-0561.14 chromosome 2L, DkikHiC1v2, whole genome shotgun sequence encodes these proteins:
- the sip1 gene encoding septin-interacting protein 1 encodes MSDNEYERFEITDYDLDNEFNINRPRGRQSRHQQIYGIWADDSEEESGGEGGKRRGRSARQPKDYTMPVNFVAGGIQQAGKKKKKALKAEDDNSGAKEDGGEADRDDQSDGSSASARPAFGEQSDQDSSNSSEEEERPALSRGQGKHSGSSGTTFFQHRSHIASERNVGAWEQHTRGIGAKLLLQMGYEPGKGLGKDLQGISQPVQAHVRKGRGAIGAYGPETAASIGGQTAKAIKVDEDVREAKEFKEQLNKWRKGGAAGADSQERQGKRYYYKSVEEVIAKGNKSSHLLSEKLSKKLGNVPVIDMTGPEKRVLSGYHALGQAKITPEETLYDAEPTEKGAGTAASVFSMPELTHNLQLLVSQAEQQIIAIDKQERECSSQQAALESEHRKLEEIVQLERNHIRTLEEALDRVERLSENPDLELPQAERLFRELLVDYAAEFQEFGLADLAAGVIAPLLKRELLHWQPLEHPTEPLQMVKTWRSMLQRGEPTEQQPRNVFDPYSSLIWAGVMPSFRTCAAAWQPKEHPPMAALLDAWAPLLPTWVLDSVLEQLVLPRLVTGVQEWDPLTDTVPIDSWVLPWHAILGSKLEEAVYPQIRSKLGEALRAWSPQDRSARAMLTPWQQAFPEEEMQEFLQRHIVPKLQATLAEFVINPLHQDLELWHQVWEWHELIEPMYMAQLLDRYFFPRWMQVLVLWLNQSPDYAEISRWYTGWKSMLSEQIIREPSVKEHLRRALEMMHRASDALLQPTMTATPPPPMPPGPVPAGLLPPVMMVDLLHQPAQLEFKELVSQRCAELGIIFAPLPGRREMGKQIYRVGKLFCYIDRNVCMLSDGSFSNWQPMGLNQLLERSQTGVL; translated from the exons ATGTCGGACAATGAGTACGAGCGCTTCGAGATCACGGACTACGACCTGGACAATGAGTTCAACATCAACAGGCCCCGCGGACGCCAGAGTCGGCACCAGCAGATCTACG GCATTTGGGCGGATGACAGCGAGGAGGAGAGCGGCGGCGAGGGTGGCAAACGGAGGGGCCGGTCCGCCCGGCAGCCCAAGGACTACACCATGCCGGTGAACTTCGTGGCCGGCGGCATCCAGCAGGCGggcaaaaagaagaaaaaggcGCTAAAGGCTGAGGACGACAACAGTGGGGCTAAGGAGGACGGCGGTGAGGCGGATCGCGACGACCAGAGTGATGGCTCCTCGGCCAGTGCACGTCCCGCCTTCGGGGAACAGAGTGATCAGGATAGCTCCAACAGCtctgaggaggaggagcggcCAGCGCTGAGCAGGGGTCAGGGGAAACACAGTGGCAGCAGCGGTACCACCTTCTTCCAGCACCGCTCGCACATAGCCAGCGAGCGGAATGTGGGAGCTTGGGAACAGCATACGCGCGGCATCGGTGCCAAGCTGCTCCTCCAAATGGGCTACGAGCCTGGCAAGGGATTGGGCAAGGACCTGCAGGGCATTTCACAGCCGGTGCAGGCTCATGTGCGCAAGGGCAGAGGAGCCATCGGAGCCTATGGCCCCGAAACAGCAGCCAGCATCGGCGGCCAGACAGCCAAGGCCATCAAGGTGGACGAGGATGTGCGCGAGGCCAAGGAGTTCAAGGAGCAGCTGAACAAGTGGCGCAAGGGAGGCGCCGCTGGAGCCGATTCGCAAGAGCGTCAGGGCAAACGCTACTACTACAAGTCAGTGGAGGAGGTGATAGCCAAGGGCAACAAGTCCAGCCACCTGCTCTCGGAGAAGTTAAGCAAGAAGCTGGGAAATGTCCCAGTGATCGACATGACGGGGCCGGAGAAGCGAGTGCTCAGCGGCTATCATGCCTTGGGCCAGGCCAAAATCACGCCGGAGGAGACTTTGTATGACGCTGAGCCGACGGAGAAAGGAGCTGGCACGGCCGCTTCCGTGTTTTCTATGCCCGAGCTGACGCACAACCTGCAGCTCTTGGTGAGCCAGGCCGAGCAGCAGATCATAGCCATCGACAAGCAGGAGCGGGAGTGCTCCAGTCAGCAGGCAGCGCTGGAGAGCGAGCACCGCAAGCTGGAAGAGATCGTGCAGCTGGAGCGCAACCACATTCGCACCTTGGAGGAGGCACTGGATCGAGTGGAGCGCCTGAGCGAGAATCCCGATCTGGAATTGCCGCAGGCGGAGCGCCTTTTTCGGGAGCTGCTCGTGGACTATGCGGCCGAGTTCCAGGAGTTCGGCTTGGCTGACCTGGCGGCCGGCGTGATAGCGCCCCTCCTGAAGCGGGAATTGCTCCACTGGCAGCCGTTGGAGCACCCAACGGAACCGCTGCAGATGGTGAAGACTTGGCGTTCAATGCTGCAGCGCGGGGAGCCGACCGAGCAGCAGCCGCGCAATGTCTTCGATCCGTACTCCTCGCTGATATGGGCCGGGGTGATGCCATCCTTCCGGACCTGCGCCGCTGCCTGGCAGCCCAAGGAGCATCCCCCCATGGCAGCTCTTCTCGATGCATGGGCTCCCTTGCTGCCCACCTGGGTACTGGACTCTGTACTGGAGCAGCTCGTGCTGCCGCGCCTGGTGACCGGTGTCCAGGAGTGGGATCCCCTCACCGACACCGTGCCCATAGACAGTTGGGTGCTGCCCTGGCACGCCATTCTGGGTAGCAAGCTGGAGGAGGCCGTCTATCCGCAGATCCGCAGCAAGCTTGGCGAGGCGTTGCGAGCCTGGTCGCCGCAGGATCGCTCGGCCAGGGCCATGCTCACGCCCTGGCAGCAGGCCTTCCCCGAAGAGGAGATGCAGGAGTTTCTGCAGCGTCACATTGTACCGAAACTGCAGGCAACCCTCGCCGAGTTTGTCATCAATCCGCTGCACCAGGACTTGGAGCTGTGGCATCAGGTTTGGGAGTGGCACGAGCTGATCGAACCCATGTACATGGCTCAGCTGCTGGACAGGTACTTCTTCCCGCGCTGGATGCAGGTGCTCGTCCTGTGGCTGAACCAGTCCCCCGACTATGCCGAGATATCGCGCTGGTACACCGGCTGGAAGAGCATGCTAAGTGAGCAGATCATCCGCGAGCCAAGCGTTAAGGAGCACCTGCGACGAGCCCTGGAAATGATGCACCGCGCCAGCGACGCTCTCCTTCAGCCTACGATGACGGCCACGCCTCCGCCACCAATGCCGCCGGGTCCTGTTCCGGCGGGTCTCCTGCCGCCCGTTATGATGGTGGACTTGCTGCATCAACCCGCCCAGCTAGAGTTCAAGGAACTCGTCTCCCAGCGCTGCGCCGAGCTGGGCATCATCTTTGCCCCCCTTCCCGGTCGACGGGAGATGGGCAAGCAG ATATATCGCGTTGGCAAGCTCTTTTGTTACATCGATCGCAACGTGTGCATGCTTAGCGATGGAAGCTTCAGCAACTGGCAGCCGATGGGACTTAATCAGCTCCTGGAACGCTCTCAGACGGGTGTACTTTGA